The Mesoterricola silvestris sequence GGGGGCGGTCTCGTGGTTGAATCGTAGCCATGCGTCCCAATGCCCAGCGACCGCGCCGGGTCCTCGTCATCGAGGACGAGGCCGCGCTGGGGTCGCTGGTCAAGGCCAACCTGGAATCCGAAGGCTTCCACGCGGCCCTGGAGGGCGACGGCGAGGCGGGCCTCGCCGCCCACGCCCGGGAGGCGGCGGACCTCATCGTCCTGGACCTGTCCTTGCCCGGCATGGACGGCCTGGAGGTCCTGAGGACCCTGCGCCGGCGCCAGGACAAGGTGCCCGTGCTCATCCTCACCGCGCGTTCGGGGAGCGACGACCGCATCCAGGGCCTCTCCTACGGCGCCGACGACTACCTGGCCAAGCCCTTCGCCATGCTGGAGCTCACGGCCCGCATCCGGGCCATTCTCCGGCGGGCCGCGCCCGAGGAGGAGGGGCGGCGCATGGCCCGCAGCGGGCCCTACCGCATCGACTACCTCCACCTGTCCGTGCACCGGGGCCGCACCGATACGCTGCTGAGCCTGCGGGAATTCCGGCTGCTGGAGGTGCTGCTGGCCCACCCGGGGCGGGTCCACGGCCGCCAGGACCTGGTGAACCTGGCCTGGGAGGCCGACGCCCACCCCACCCTGCGCACCGTGGACAAGCACATCAACGCCCTGCGCAAGAAGCTGGGGGACTCGGACGAGAATCCCGCGATCCAGACCCTGGAACGGGAAGGCTACCGTTGGACCCTCCCCGTGAAATGGTGAGTCCCTCCCGGGACGAGGATGCGGCCTCCTGGTTCATCCGGATGTGGCGCGTGCGCACAAATCGTTGTATTTGAATATTTGAAGGCATTTTTTCGATTCTTAAAAGTTCACAATCAATTCTCTTGATTTCTTCTTGATGGAGGTGTAGCCCACCCCTGACCATGGATACCAACCAAGGGAAAACCAACCCAACCCGATCCCCAGGAGGAATCCCATGATCAGACCCGGCCATCCGTCGGGGCCAGGAAGGCTCTGCGCCCTCATCGTCGCGTCGTCCACCCTGCTGTTCAGCCAGAGCGCCTCCGTGGGCAACATCACGGGCCTGGTCACCGGACCCGGCGGCAAGCCCCTGGCGGGCGCGCTGGTCCAGGTGGACACCGGCCGCGGCGTGCGGGAGTTCCGCTCCGGCGCGGACGGCAAGTTCCTGGTGCCCCAGCTGCTTCCCGGCACCGTGAAGGTGCACGCGACCGCCAAGGGCATGACCTCCTTCCGGACCCAGATCACCGTGGTGGCCAACCAGAACGTCGTCCTCACCGTGCCCCTGGCCCAGGTGGCGGAGGCCTTCGTGGAAGTGGTGGCCGTGCAGAACCCGGAAGTGGGGGTGGACCCCGGCGTGGCCGTGACGGGCAGGAATTTCGACGCGGAGGCCATCGCCAACCTGCCGAACATCGGTTCCGGCGTCTACAGCGCCGCCCTCAAGACCCTCCCCGGGACGCCCTCGGGCGGCTACAACTTCCATGGTTCCGAGGACGGCGGCAACGGCTACGCCATCAACGGCGTGGAATCGCGGTCCGCCAGCGGCGGCACCCAGCTGGTGCCCCTGAACCCGGATCTCATCGAGCAGTTCAATGTGCTTTCCGCCGGCGTATCCGCGAAGTACGGCCGGTTCGTGGGCGGGGTGGTGAACACCGTCACCAAGAGCGGCACCAACACCTTCCAGGGGTCCATGCGCCACGACCTCACCAGCGATTCCTGGAACGCGCTGCCCCGCCAGTCCGCCTACACCACCAGCAAGAGGGTGCCCCGCCGGGTCACGGACGTGCAGTCGTACACCTTCCTGGGGCCCGTCATCAAGGACAAGCTGTTCTTCGCGGTGGGCTACAACACCACCACCCCGAGCGTCACCAGCGTGCTCACGGGATCGGTGGGCAGCGGCCTCTTCGCGCCCTACACCTTCTCCACCACCAGCGGCAGCGAGCTCAAGGACATCCGCCTGGACTGGCAGGTCAATGCCGAGAACAAGGTTTCCGGATCCTGGAGCCGCTACCTTTCCACCCGGTCCGGCTCCACCAGCGGCCGGGGCATCTCCACCCTCGCGGCGGGGAACGGCCCGTCGCGCACCGAGAAGAGCTACAAGGCCGTGAGCTGGACCAGCACCCTGACCAGCACCCTGCTCCTGGACGTCATCGCCAGCGAGACCCTCGTCAAGAGCGGCGGCCCCGGCACGGGCTCCCAGGGCGGCGCGGGGGTGGTGACCTGGAAGGATCTCAAGAACCCCGGCAACGGAGACCTCTACGACAACGGCATCAACGCCGGGAATCTCAGCCAGGAGAAGATCCGGACCCTGGGCGTCAACCTGGCCTGGAACGGCGCGGGGCACTCCCTGGAGGGCGGCGTGCAGTACTACAACAGCCGCATCGACTCCATGGGCAGCTATTCCGGTTCCGACGGCGGCTACGCCGCCATGACCCCCTCCCACGCCCTGCTCCAGTTCTACGGCTGGAACGTGGCGGCCCCGCCCTCCATGGACCGCGCCTACCGCAACCTCGCCGTCAACGACTCCACGCGCACCAGGCTGGTGATGTTCGACCCCCTCCAGGGCGGCGCCGACACGCGGATCCTCGGACTCTTCGCCAACGACGTGTGGACCCTGGACAACCACTGGACCGTCAACCTGGGCCTGCGCTACGACCGCAACCAGGTGGACCTGGATCCCGAGGGGGACCGCTTCACCGCCACGTCCCTGACGCCGCGCCTCTCGGCCTCCTACGACCTCCAGGGCAACACCCGGCACGTCTTCGGCCTGAGCCTGGCGGAATACGCCGGCCAGTACAACGTCAGCACCTTCTCGGCCACCAGCGTCTCCAACACGGTCCCCGTGCGCCTCTACAAGTACTACGGCTCCGGCAGCGGCAGCGACGCCCTGAACGCGGACGGTTCCATCAACTGGAACGTGTGGGGCAAGTCGGCCACCGCCCTGGGCGTGGCCAACCCCTACCAGGCCACCCCCAATCCCCTCACCAGCCGTTCGGTGACGGCCGATCCGAACATCAAGCCGCCCCGGTCCCGGGAGGCCACGCTCTCCTACCGCTACACCGACTCCCTCCAGTCCCTTTCCGCCACCTTGATCCACAAGCTGCAGGACAACTACGTCGGCCTGAAGTACCTGGGCGCGGCCGGAACCGCGGCGGGCGCGGCCAACAAGCAGTACTTCACGGACTCGGGCATGGAAACCCGCTACGAGGCCCTGGAGATCCAGTACAAGCGCGAGATCGGGTCCGGGTTCCGGGCCGGGGGCAACCTCAGCTGGTCGTACACGCGGGCCAACGCGGGGCAGGGGGTGGGCACCAGCTCCCGCAACCAGTACGGCGATTTCATCGCCAACGACCTGGTGGATCCCTTCGGCCCCCAATCCGGGCAGTGGTCCTCCTCCTCCACGCCGGTCACGCTGCACCTGGACGCCACCTACTCCCGCTCCTTCGGCAAGGCCGGGAAGCTGGACGTGTCCATGCTCGGCAACTACTGGTCCAAGAGCTTCCGGGGCTACCGCAGCTATTCGGGCCCCACCACCGCTGAAATCCAGGGCTACGGCTACCCCGACAGCGTCACCCGCGCCTACGCGGATTCCCCCACCTGGTGGCCGGAGCAGTTCAGCTTCGATCTGCACGTGGGATACGAGATCGAGCTCTACCGGAAGATCACCTTCTTCACGGCCCTGGACGTGCTGAACGTCTTCAACCACATGCAGCCCATGTACGTGAACTACAGCACGGCGCTCACCGACGGCACCCGGACCTTCGCGCCCTACGATCCGTCCATCGCCACCGCCTTTCCGGACTGGTATTCCAATCCCAGGCTCCGGCCCGTCGCCTACAACGCGCCGAACCCGAACAAGAATCCCTCCATCCTCGCGGATGGGGAGACCGGCGACTACACCGCCCCCCGCAAGATCCAGATCCGCGCAGGGTTCCGCTTCTAGCCCTTCCATCCCC is a genomic window containing:
- a CDS encoding TonB-dependent receptor, with amino-acid sequence MIRPGHPSGPGRLCALIVASSTLLFSQSASVGNITGLVTGPGGKPLAGALVQVDTGRGVREFRSGADGKFLVPQLLPGTVKVHATAKGMTSFRTQITVVANQNVVLTVPLAQVAEAFVEVVAVQNPEVGVDPGVAVTGRNFDAEAIANLPNIGSGVYSAALKTLPGTPSGGYNFHGSEDGGNGYAINGVESRSASGGTQLVPLNPDLIEQFNVLSAGVSAKYGRFVGGVVNTVTKSGTNTFQGSMRHDLTSDSWNALPRQSAYTTSKRVPRRVTDVQSYTFLGPVIKDKLFFAVGYNTTTPSVTSVLTGSVGSGLFAPYTFSTTSGSELKDIRLDWQVNAENKVSGSWSRYLSTRSGSTSGRGISTLAAGNGPSRTEKSYKAVSWTSTLTSTLLLDVIASETLVKSGGPGTGSQGGAGVVTWKDLKNPGNGDLYDNGINAGNLSQEKIRTLGVNLAWNGAGHSLEGGVQYYNSRIDSMGSYSGSDGGYAAMTPSHALLQFYGWNVAAPPSMDRAYRNLAVNDSTRTRLVMFDPLQGGADTRILGLFANDVWTLDNHWTVNLGLRYDRNQVDLDPEGDRFTATSLTPRLSASYDLQGNTRHVFGLSLAEYAGQYNVSTFSATSVSNTVPVRLYKYYGSGSGSDALNADGSINWNVWGKSATALGVANPYQATPNPLTSRSVTADPNIKPPRSREATLSYRYTDSLQSLSATLIHKLQDNYVGLKYLGAAGTAAGAANKQYFTDSGMETRYEALEIQYKREIGSGFRAGGNLSWSYTRANAGQGVGTSSRNQYGDFIANDLVDPFGPQSGQWSSSSTPVTLHLDATYSRSFGKAGKLDVSMLGNYWSKSFRGYRSYSGPTTAEIQGYGYPDSVTRAYADSPTWWPEQFSFDLHVGYEIELYRKITFFTALDVLNVFNHMQPMYVNYSTALTDGTRTFAPYDPSIATAFPDWYSNPRLRPVAYNAPNPNKNPSILADGETGDYTAPRKIQIRAGFRF
- a CDS encoding response regulator transcription factor, translating into MRPNAQRPRRVLVIEDEAALGSLVKANLESEGFHAALEGDGEAGLAAHAREAADLIVLDLSLPGMDGLEVLRTLRRRQDKVPVLILTARSGSDDRIQGLSYGADDYLAKPFAMLELTARIRAILRRAAPEEEGRRMARSGPYRIDYLHLSVHRGRTDTLLSLREFRLLEVLLAHPGRVHGRQDLVNLAWEADAHPTLRTVDKHINALRKKLGDSDENPAIQTLEREGYRWTLPVKW